In one Ananas comosus cultivar F153 linkage group 12, ASM154086v1, whole genome shotgun sequence genomic region, the following are encoded:
- the LOC109718015 gene encoding vacuolar protein sorting-associated protein 32 homolog 2-like: MLKRIPKKKAPAPATASSAVATLDHLRETLEMLEKKERDLQRKMSVEVEKAKGFLQARNKRASIECLKRKKTYEFQIEQLANLQLRVHDQFITLEGAKATTDTIDALRSSSSAVKSIQQSLNADDIERALEEANESSESMKQIQEALATPVGSASNFDEDELEAELEELEELEESEEELLQSPSTTVNTEPLPATTQSPPKASSQQASDVDELANLKAQMAL; the protein is encoded by the exons ATGCTTAAGCGCATCCCCAAGAAGAAGGCCCCCGCCCCTGCCACCGCCTCCTCCGCGGTCGCCACCTTGGATCATCTCCGCGAG ACGCTAGAAATGTTGGAGAAGAAAGAGCGTGATCTTCAGAGAAAGATGTCTGTGGAAGTCGAAAAGGCTAAAGGCTTCCTACAGGCGAGAAATAAAAGAG CTTCAATTGAATGCTTGAAGAGAAAGAAGACATACGAATTCCAGATAGAACAACTTGCGAATCTCCAATTGCGCGTTCACGACCAG TTTATTACACTTGAAGGTGCAAAGGCGACTACAGACACTATAGATGCCCTAAGATCCAGCTCATCTGCCGTTAAGTCTATCCAGCAGTCTTT GAATGCTGATGATATAGAAAGGGCACTGGAAGAGGCAAATGAGAGTAGCGAAAGTATGAAGCAGATACAGGAGGCCCTAGCAACTCCAGTGGGCTCTGCATCAAACTTTGAtgag GATGAACTCGAAGCTGAGCTCGAAGAACTCGAAGAACTTGAAGAGTCGGAAGAAGAGTTGCTCCAATCTCCTTCAACCACAGTAAATACAGAACCACTGCCCGCGACAACACAGTCCCCCCCAAAAGCATCTTCACAGCAAGCCAGTGATGTAGATGAACTCGCCAATCTTAAAGCACAGATGGCACTATAG
- the LOC109718377 gene encoding methylenetetrahydrofolate reductase 1: protein MKVIEKIRSAEEEGRTVFSFEFFPPKTDDGVENLFERMDRMVSHNPTFCDITWGAGGSTADLTLSIANRMQNMVCVETMMHLTCTNMPVEKIDHALDTIKANGIQNVLALRGDPPHGQDKFVQVAGGFACALDLVQHIRTQYGDYFGITVAGYPEAHPDVIQGEGGATLEAYSNDLAYLKRKVDAGADLIVTQLFYDTDIFFKFVNDCRQIGITCPIVPGIMPINNYKGFLRMTGFCKTKVPSEITAALEPIKDNEEAVRAYGIHLGTEMCKKILANGIKTLHLYTLNMEKSALAILMNLGLIEESRIVRSLPWRRPTNVYRAKEDVRPIFWANRPKSYIARTLGWDQYPQGRWGDSRNPSYGALTDHQFMRPRSRDKKLQEEWAVPLKSIDDINERFMNYCLGKFKSSPWSELDGLQPETKIIDEHLGQINLNGFLTINSQPAVNGEKSESHTVGWGGAGGYVYQKAYVEFFCSAKKLCSLVEKCKALPSITYIGVNKEGECVTNVGFSTVNAVTWGVFPAKEIIQPTVVDHASFMVWKDEAFEIWTRGWACLFPEGDPSRELLEQVQRSYYLVCLVDNDYIHGDIFAVFKNL, encoded by the exons atgAAGGTGATCGAGAAGATCCgatcggcggaggaggaggggagaaCGGTGTTCTCCTTCGAGTTTTTCCCCCCGAAGACGGATGATGGGGTCGAGAACCTCTTCGAGCGCATGGATCGCATGGTGTCGCACAATCCCACCTTCTGCGACATCACCTGGGGCGCCGGGGGTTCCACCGCCGATCTCACCCTCAGCATCGCCAATCGGATGCAGAACATG gTCTGTGTGGAAACAATGATGCACTTGACTTGCACCAATATGCCGGTGGAGAAGATCGACCATGCTTTGGATACAATTAAGGCCAACGGAATTCAAAATGTTCTGGCACTTAGAGGAGATCCTCCTCATGGTCAGGATAAGTTTGTCCAAGTTGCTGGTGGATTTGCTTGTGCCCTTGATTTG GTGCAGCATATCCGTACCCAGTATGGTGACTATTTCGGCATAACTGTTGCCGGTTATCCAG AGGCGCACCCTGACGTGATACAAGGAGAGGGAGGTGCTACATTGGAAGCCTATAGCAATGACCTAGCTTACTTGAAGAGAAAG GTTGATGCTGGTGCTGACCTTATTGTCACTCAGTTGTTTTATGATACTGATATCTTTTTCAAGTTTGTCAATGACTGCCGTCAGATTGGGATTACATGCCCAATTGTTCCTGGCATTATGCCGATTAACAACTACAAGGGTTTCTTGCGTATGACTGGATTCTGCAAAACTAAG GTTCCATCAGAGATTACTGCCGCACTAGAGCCTATTAAGGACAACGAAGAGGCTGTGAGGGCTTATGGAATCCACCTTGGAACTGAAATgtgcaaaaaaattttagctaATGGGATCAAAACATTGCATCTTTATACTCTAAACATGGAGAAGTCTGCATTAGCCATACTAATG AATCTTGGGCTTATTGAGGAATCCAGGATTGTAAGGTCGTTGCCGTGGAGACGCCCAACAAATGTTTATCGTGCTAAAGAAGATGTCCGGCCTATCTTCTG GGCTAATCGTCCAAAAAGCTACATTGCAAGGACTCTTGGTTGGGACCAATATCCACAGGGTCGGTGGGGTGATTCTCGTAACCCATCATATGGAGCGCTTACTGACCACCAG TTCATGAGACCACGTTCGCGCGACAAGAAGCTGCAGGAGGAATGGGCTGTACCATTAAAATCTATTGATGATATAAATGAG AGGTTTATGAACTACTGCCTTGGGAAGTTCAAAAGTAGCCCGTGGTCTGAGTTGGACGGTCTTCAGCCAGAGACAAAGATAATTGATGAGCATCTTGGGCAGATTAATTTGAACGGTTTCCTTACTATCAATAGCCAACCTGCTGTAAATGGAGAGAAATCAGAGTCCCACACCGTTG gaTGGGGCGGAGCAGGGGGTTATGTCTATCAGAAGGCTTATGTCGAATTCTTCTGCTCCGCAAAGAAGCTGTGTTCGCTTGTCGAGAAGTGCAAAGCATTGCCTTCTATCACATACATTGGCGTGAACAAGGAGGGAGAGTGTGTGACCAATGTGGGCTTCAGTACTGTGAATGCGGTGACTTGGGGTGTTTTCCCTGCAAAGGAGATAATCCAGCCTACTGTTGTGGACCATGCGAGCTTTATGGTTTGGAAAGATGAGGCCTTTGAGATCTGGACCAGGGGGTGGGCCTGCCTGTTCCCCGAGGGCGACCCCTCTAGGGAGTTGCTGGAGcag GTCCAGCGAAGTTACTACTTAGTTTGCCTTGTTGACAACGATTACATTCATGGGGATATCTTTGCTGTATTTAagaacttataa
- the LOC109718746 gene encoding protein LURP-one-related 5-like, with translation MSKIHPTESKKVDGAASGALDRHPSTWTVWKRSSMAFQGTDGFSVYDCEGRLAFRVDNYSRRHKCFSGELVLMDGKGKALLTLKPQILSLYDQWDGYKGEEEEEEDCNKRSKLPLFSMRRCSILQSSDEAEVFVKSPHSNSPTTPATFRIAGYFRGRCCKIYGSKGEEVARISPKMASKSVMLGDDVFSLVVQPGIDCEMVMAFVVIMDRICKKSYSPLMCS, from the exons ATGAGTAAGATTCATCCGACGGAGAGCAAAAAGGTCGACGGTGCAGCGTCGGGAGCACTAGACCGTCACCCCTCGACGTGGACGGTGTGGAAGAGGTCGAGCATGGCCTTTCAGGGGACCGACGGATTCTCGGTGTACGACTGCGAGGGGCGGCTCGCGTTTCGCGTCGACAACTATTCGAGGCGGCATAAGTGCTTCTCGGGGGAGCTAGTCCTCATGGATGGCAAGGGAAAAGCACTTCTGACTCTAAAACCTCAG ATACTGAGCCTGTACGACCAATGGGATGGATacaagggagaagaagaagaagaagaggattgTAACAAAAGATCCAAACTCCCTCTCTTCTCAATGAGGAGGTGCTCGATCCTTCAAAGCAGCGATGAGGCAGAGGTGTTTGTGAAAAGCCCTCATTCAAATTCTCCGACAACACCCGCGACTTTTCGAATCGCGGGCTATTTCAGAGGAAGATGCTGCAAGATATATGGAAGCAAAGGCGAGGAGGTCGCGCGAATATCTCCGAAGATGGCTAGCAAGTCGGTAATGCTCGGAGATGATGTGTTCAGCTTAGTAGTTCAACCAGGGATCGACTGCGAGATGGTAATGGCTTTCGTGGTGATCATGGATAGGATTTGTAAGAAGTCCTACAGCCCTCTAATGTGTTCTTGA
- the LOC109718747 gene encoding bifunctional bis(5'-adenosyl)-triphosphatase/adenylylsulfatase FHIT translates to MVSVLRSRGLLLAAPRESLLRPAFRKALPPPPPPPPPLHHQHHDLLLLLLRRNLSCARSPPMEAAEPYIFGPYKIDPMEVFYSTPLSYAMVNLRPVLPGHVLVCSRREVKRFIDLTTDETNDLWLTAKEVGRRLEDYHKASSLTFTIQDGPQAGQTVPHVHIHILPRRMGDFEKNDEIYDAIDEKEKELKEKLDLDKERKDRTKGEMAHEASEYRALFS, encoded by the exons ATGGTAAGCGTGCTCCGATCGCGAGGGCTTCTTCTCGCAGCACCGAGGGAATCGCTTCTTCGTCCCGCTTTTCGCAAAgcgcttcctcctcctcctcctcctcctcctcctcttcatcaTCAACACcacgatctcctcctcctcctcctccgccgcaacCTCTCCTGCGCGAGGTCGCCACCAATGGAGGCGGCGGAGCCCTACATCTTCGGCCCCTACAAGATCGATCCCATGGAGGTGTTCTACTCCACTCCCCTCTCCTACGCCATGGTCAACCTCAGACCTGTTCTTCCTggt CATGTTCTTGTGTGCTCACGACGTGAAGTGAAGCGCTTTATTGATCTTACTACTGACGAGACTAACGATTTATGGCTTACTGCAAAAGAAGTTGGTCGCCGGCTTGAGGATTATCACAAAGCTTCTTCACTTACCTTTACAATTCAA GATGGACCCCAAGCAGGACAGACGGTTCCTCATGTGCACATTCACATTCTCCCCCGTAGGATGGGAGATTTTGAGAAGAACGATGAAATTTATGATGCA ATAGACGAGAAAGAGAAGGAATTAAAGGAGAAGCTTGATCTCgacaaagaaaggaaagatCGAACAAAGGGTGAAATGGCTCACGAAGCCAGTGAATACCGCGCTCTTTTCTCTTAG
- the LOC109718425 gene encoding probable serine/threonine-protein kinase At1g01540, with protein sequence MMLRRCGYRFFVVVVAIVVLLVVAAALSEASGGNATCPYDIAEASGMIPAACYANATNAAASAATSCCWFVVGSYIFAAARYANLSGAAFLPAADSSACSSAFSSFLLGSGLASPSLFNGSCDLSSSSSSTGGGGDLAAGARPCQYASVSELRAAAPAALDNATALCAGPSASPDLVADQAGCAACQTAVIGLTFALLGAAGPSAEPVPCGMAATIGVWSRSRPSLPRFRSYALCMVQVLENVNTLGGGDFVPSPPPPPTPPHTASSRSVKIAAGSAAAALASVAAIVLLSISIYSAHRRRSSVADDQAPAAGAAPVLPTDGLYIFTEAELQQATEGYDDRLLLGEGGAGKVYLGRLPSGQHVAIKRIYRDRKIAEFYREVEILAKLRHRNLTTLLGYCAAGRGRHVALVYEYMAGGNLSRALFGGELAWRRRLRIAADVAEGLVYLHEFPEGAVVHRDVKPTNVLLSAAAADAAAKLSDFGVSRMVPHEGTHVSTEVRGTMGYVDPESFCVGHVSEAADVYSFGVVLLELVTGMRAVVPTPSGGAESIVHAAHAAVQHFRAGSDGADDAEEGAVGSIVDPRLGAGWDRASVAAVFRLACRCVRPYKNERPRMAEVLAALKATLADLEARSEGRAAAAAASEPSVTDESSSSSSSAPSASRTSTASAHGWSS encoded by the coding sequence ATGATGCTCCGGCGGTGCGGTTACcgcttcttcgtcgtcgtcgtcgccatcgtcgtcctcctcgtGGTCGCCGCGGCGCTGTCAGAGGCGAGTGGGGGGAACGCGACGTGTCCTTACGACATCGCGGAGGCGTCGGGGATGATCCCGGCGGCGTGCTACGCCAACGCGACCAACGCCGCCGCGTCGGCGGCCACGAGCTGCTGCTGGTTCGTCGTGGGCTCCTACATCTTCGCGGCGGCGCGCTACGCCAACCTCTCCGGCGCCGCCTTCCTCCCCGCAGCCGACTCCTCCGCCTGCTCCTccgccttctcctccttcctcctcggCAGCGGCCTCGCCTCCCCCTCCCTCTTCAACGGCTCCTGcgacctctcctcctcctcctcctccaccggcggcggcggagaccTCGCCGCGGGGGCGCGGCCGTGCCAGTACGCGTCGGTCTCGGAGctccgcgccgccgcgccaGCGGCGCTCGACAACGCCACCGCGCTCTGCGCCGGACCCTCCGCCTCCCCCGACCTCGTGGCGGACCAGGCCGGGTGCGCCGCGTGCCAGACCGCCGTGATCGGCCTCACCTTCGCCCTCCTCGGCGCCGCCGGCCCGAGCGCCGAGCCCGTCCCCTGCGGCATGGCCGCCACCATCGGGGTCTGGTCCCGCTCCCGGCCCTCCCTCCCCCGCTTCCGCTCCTACGCCCTCTGCATGGTGCAGGTCCTCGAGAACGTCAACACCCTCGGCGGGGGCGACTTcgtcccctcccctccccctccccctacCCCTCCCCATACCGCCTCCTCCAGGTCCGTCAAGATCGCCGCCggatccgccgccgcggccctgGCCTCCGTGGCGGCGATCGTCCtcctctccatctccatctaCAGCGCTCACCGCCGGAGATCCTCCGTCGCCGACGATCAGGCCCCGGCGGCCGGGGCGGCGCCGGTCCTCCCGACCGACGGGCTGTACATCTTCACCGAGGCCGAGCTGCAGCAGGCGACCGAGGGCTACGACGACCGGCTCCTCCTCGGCGAGGGCGGCGCGGGCAAGGTGTACCTCGGGAGGCTCCCCAGCGGGCAGCACGTGGCGATCAAGCGCATCTACCGCGACCGCAAGATCGCCGAGTTCTACCGCGAGGTCGAGATCCTCGCCAAGCTCCGCCACCGGAACCTCACCACCCTCCTCGGCTACTGCGCCGCCGGCCGCGGCCGCCACGTGGCGCTCGTCTACGAGTACATGGCGGGCGGGAACCTCTCCCGCGCGCTGTTCGGCGGGGAGCTGGCGTGGCGGCGGCGCCTCCGGATCGCCGCGGACGTGGCGGAGGGGCTGGTGTACCTCCACGAGTTCCCCGAGGGCGCCGTCGTGCACCGCGACGTCAAGCCCACCAACGTCCtgctctccgccgccgccgccgacgccgccgcgaAGCTGTCGGACTTCGGGGTGTCGAGGATGGTGCCGCACGAGGGGACCCACGTGTCCACGGAGGTGCGGGGCACGATGGGCTACGTCGACCCGGAGAGCTTCTGCGTCGGCCACGTGTCGGAGGCCGCCGACGTGTACAGCTTCGGGGTGGTGCTGCTGGAGCTCGTCACGGGGATGCGCGCGGTGGTCCCCACGCCCTCGGGCGGGGCCGAGTCCATCGTCCACGCCGCGCACGCCGCGGTCCAGCACTTTCGCGCGGGATCGGACGGCGCCGACGACGCGGAGGAGGGGGCGGTGGGCTCCATCGTGGACCCGCGCCTCGGCGCGGGGTGGGACCGCGCGTCCGTGGCCGCGGTGTTCCGCCTCGCCTGCCGCTGCGTGCGCCCGTACAAGAACGAGCGCCCCCGCATGGCCGAGGTGCTCGCCGCGCTCAAGGCCACGCTCGCGGATCTCGAGGCGAGGTCCGAaggccgcgccgccgccgccgccgcatcggAGCCGTCCGTCACCGAtgagtcgtcgtcgtcgtcgtcgtcggcgccCTCGGCGTCGCGCACCTCCACGGCCTCGGCGCACGGGTGGTCGTCGTGA